One segment of Canis aureus isolate CA01 chromosome 27, VMU_Caureus_v.1.0, whole genome shotgun sequence DNA contains the following:
- the SDSL gene encoding serine dehydratase-like isoform X1, translated as MIGKNVSSGKAGAASDMCAPKSGTTWHIVGPLGVAGMDHSRTGCAKAEHFHVVTPLLESWALSQVAGVTVFLKCENVQPAGSFKIRGIGHFCQEVAKKGCRHLVCSSGGNAGIAAAYAARKLGIPATIVLPEGTSPQVVKRLQGEGAEVQLTGKVWDEASLKAQELAKRDGWVNVHPFDHRLIWEGHASLVRELKAALGTPPGALVLAVGGGGLLAGVSAGLAEVGWQHVPIIAVETRGAHCFNAAIKAGRLVTLPEITSVAKSLGAKTVAARALECTQELEIISEVVEDVQAVSAVQRFLDDERILVEPACGAALAVIYSGLLERLQAEGRLHSPLASVVVIVCGGNSINSGGLQALKAQLSQS; from the exons ATGATTGGAAAG AATGTGAGCTCTGGCAAAGCAGGGGCTGCCTCTGACATGTGCGCTCCAAAATCTGGAaccacctggcacatagtag GCCCCCTGGGGGTTGCTGGGATGGATCACTCTCGAACAGGCTGTGCTAAGGCTGAGCACTTCCACGTGGTCACGCCTCTGCTGGAGAGCTGGGCACTTTCCCAGGTGGCAGGTGTGACTGTCTTCCTCAAGTGCGAGAATGTGCAGCCGGCCGGCTCCTTCAAGATCCGGGGCATTGGGCATTTCTGCCAGGAG GTGGCCAAGAAGGGATGCAGACACCTGGTGTGTTCCTCAG GGGGCAACGCAGGCATTGCAGCTGCTTATGCTGCTCGGAAGCTGGGCATCCCTGCCACCATTGTGCTCCCTGAGGGCACCTCCCCGCAGGTGGTGAAgaggctgcagggggagggggcagaggttCAGCTGACTGGAAAG GTTTGGGACGAGGCCAGTCTGAAGGCACAAGAGTTGGCCAAGAGGGATGGTTGGGTGAATGTCCATCCATTTGACCACCGTCTGATCTG ggAAGGCCATGCCAGCCTGGTGcgagagctgaaggcagcactgggGACTCCACCAGGGGCCCTGGTGCTGGCAGTAGGGGGTGGAGGGCTCCTGGCTGGGGTGTCAGCTGGCCTGGCAGAGGTGGGCTGGCAGCATGTGCCCATCATTGCTGTGGAGACCCGAGGGGCACACTGTTTCAATGCAGCCATCAAGGCGGGCAGGCTAGTCACGCTGCCAGAAATCACCAG TGTGGCCAAGAGCTTGGGTGCCAAGACTGTGGCAGCAAGGGCCCTGGAGTGCACGCAGGAGCTGGAGATCATCTCTGAGGTGGTGGAGGATGTCCAGGCTGTGAGCGCTGTGCAGCGGTTCCTGG ATGACGAGCGCATACTGGTGGAGCCTGCCTGCGGGGCAGCTTTGGCTGTCATCTACTCAGGCCTCCTGGAGAGGCTCCAGGCTGAGGGCCGCTTGCACTCCCCGCTGGCCTCGGTTGTGGTCATTGTGTGTGGAGGCAATAGCATCAATAGCGGAGGGTTACAGGCTCTGAAGGCCCAGCTGAGTCAGAGCTGA
- the SDSL gene encoding serine dehydratase-like isoform X2, whose translation MCAPKSGTTWHIVGPLGVAGMDHSRTGCAKAEHFHVVTPLLESWALSQVAGVTVFLKCENVQPAGSFKIRGIGHFCQEVAKKGCRHLVCSSGGNAGIAAAYAARKLGIPATIVLPEGTSPQVVKRLQGEGAEVQLTGKVWDEASLKAQELAKRDGWVNVHPFDHRLIWEGHASLVRELKAALGTPPGALVLAVGGGGLLAGVSAGLAEVGWQHVPIIAVETRGAHCFNAAIKAGRLVTLPEITSVAKSLGAKTVAARALECTQELEIISEVVEDVQAVSAVQRFLDDERILVEPACGAALAVIYSGLLERLQAEGRLHSPLASVVVIVCGGNSINSGGLQALKAQLSQS comes from the exons ATGTGCGCTCCAAAATCTGGAaccacctggcacatagtag GCCCCCTGGGGGTTGCTGGGATGGATCACTCTCGAACAGGCTGTGCTAAGGCTGAGCACTTCCACGTGGTCACGCCTCTGCTGGAGAGCTGGGCACTTTCCCAGGTGGCAGGTGTGACTGTCTTCCTCAAGTGCGAGAATGTGCAGCCGGCCGGCTCCTTCAAGATCCGGGGCATTGGGCATTTCTGCCAGGAG GTGGCCAAGAAGGGATGCAGACACCTGGTGTGTTCCTCAG GGGGCAACGCAGGCATTGCAGCTGCTTATGCTGCTCGGAAGCTGGGCATCCCTGCCACCATTGTGCTCCCTGAGGGCACCTCCCCGCAGGTGGTGAAgaggctgcagggggagggggcagaggttCAGCTGACTGGAAAG GTTTGGGACGAGGCCAGTCTGAAGGCACAAGAGTTGGCCAAGAGGGATGGTTGGGTGAATGTCCATCCATTTGACCACCGTCTGATCTG ggAAGGCCATGCCAGCCTGGTGcgagagctgaaggcagcactgggGACTCCACCAGGGGCCCTGGTGCTGGCAGTAGGGGGTGGAGGGCTCCTGGCTGGGGTGTCAGCTGGCCTGGCAGAGGTGGGCTGGCAGCATGTGCCCATCATTGCTGTGGAGACCCGAGGGGCACACTGTTTCAATGCAGCCATCAAGGCGGGCAGGCTAGTCACGCTGCCAGAAATCACCAG TGTGGCCAAGAGCTTGGGTGCCAAGACTGTGGCAGCAAGGGCCCTGGAGTGCACGCAGGAGCTGGAGATCATCTCTGAGGTGGTGGAGGATGTCCAGGCTGTGAGCGCTGTGCAGCGGTTCCTGG ATGACGAGCGCATACTGGTGGAGCCTGCCTGCGGGGCAGCTTTGGCTGTCATCTACTCAGGCCTCCTGGAGAGGCTCCAGGCTGAGGGCCGCTTGCACTCCCCGCTGGCCTCGGTTGTGGTCATTGTGTGTGGAGGCAATAGCATCAATAGCGGAGGGTTACAGGCTCTGAAGGCCCAGCTGAGTCAGAGCTGA
- the SDSL gene encoding serine dehydratase-like isoform X3 → MDHSRTGCAKAEHFHVVTPLLESWALSQVAGVTVFLKCENVQPAGSFKIRGIGHFCQEVAKKGCRHLVCSSGGNAGIAAAYAARKLGIPATIVLPEGTSPQVVKRLQGEGAEVQLTGKVWDEASLKAQELAKRDGWVNVHPFDHRLIWEGHASLVRELKAALGTPPGALVLAVGGGGLLAGVSAGLAEVGWQHVPIIAVETRGAHCFNAAIKAGRLVTLPEITSVAKSLGAKTVAARALECTQELEIISEVVEDVQAVSAVQRFLDDERILVEPACGAALAVIYSGLLERLQAEGRLHSPLASVVVIVCGGNSINSGGLQALKAQLSQS, encoded by the exons ATGGATCACTCTCGAACAGGCTGTGCTAAGGCTGAGCACTTCCACGTGGTCACGCCTCTGCTGGAGAGCTGGGCACTTTCCCAGGTGGCAGGTGTGACTGTCTTCCTCAAGTGCGAGAATGTGCAGCCGGCCGGCTCCTTCAAGATCCGGGGCATTGGGCATTTCTGCCAGGAG GTGGCCAAGAAGGGATGCAGACACCTGGTGTGTTCCTCAG GGGGCAACGCAGGCATTGCAGCTGCTTATGCTGCTCGGAAGCTGGGCATCCCTGCCACCATTGTGCTCCCTGAGGGCACCTCCCCGCAGGTGGTGAAgaggctgcagggggagggggcagaggttCAGCTGACTGGAAAG GTTTGGGACGAGGCCAGTCTGAAGGCACAAGAGTTGGCCAAGAGGGATGGTTGGGTGAATGTCCATCCATTTGACCACCGTCTGATCTG ggAAGGCCATGCCAGCCTGGTGcgagagctgaaggcagcactgggGACTCCACCAGGGGCCCTGGTGCTGGCAGTAGGGGGTGGAGGGCTCCTGGCTGGGGTGTCAGCTGGCCTGGCAGAGGTGGGCTGGCAGCATGTGCCCATCATTGCTGTGGAGACCCGAGGGGCACACTGTTTCAATGCAGCCATCAAGGCGGGCAGGCTAGTCACGCTGCCAGAAATCACCAG TGTGGCCAAGAGCTTGGGTGCCAAGACTGTGGCAGCAAGGGCCCTGGAGTGCACGCAGGAGCTGGAGATCATCTCTGAGGTGGTGGAGGATGTCCAGGCTGTGAGCGCTGTGCAGCGGTTCCTGG ATGACGAGCGCATACTGGTGGAGCCTGCCTGCGGGGCAGCTTTGGCTGTCATCTACTCAGGCCTCCTGGAGAGGCTCCAGGCTGAGGGCCGCTTGCACTCCCCGCTGGCCTCGGTTGTGGTCATTGTGTGTGGAGGCAATAGCATCAATAGCGGAGGGTTACAGGCTCTGAAGGCCCAGCTGAGTCAGAGCTGA